One Ricinus communis isolate WT05 ecotype wild-type chromosome 1, ASM1957865v1, whole genome shotgun sequence DNA window includes the following coding sequences:
- the LOC8279681 gene encoding UDP-glycosyltransferase 74E2 has translation MEKEEQFRAASQNHVLVFPYPVQGHINPMLQLSKRLASKGLRVTLVATSSIAKAMKASHASSVHIETIFDGFEEGEKASDPNAFDETFKATVPKSLVELIEKHAGSPYPVKCLIYDSVTPWLFDVARRSGIYGASFFTQSCAVTGLYYHKIQGALRVPLEESVVSLPSYPELESNDLPSYVNGAGSYQAIYDMAFSQFSNVDEVDWLLWNTFNELEDEVVNWMKSKWPIMPIGPTIPSMFLDRRLEDDKDYGLSLFKPNSDACMKWLDSKEARSVVYVSFGSQAALEEDQMAEVAWGLRRSNSNFLWVVRESEAKKLPANFAEEITEEKGVVVTWSPQLEVLAHKSVGCFMTHCGWNSTLEALSLGVPMVAMPQWTDQPTNAKFVTDVWRVGVRVKVDQNGIVTQEEIEKCIREVMEGETGKEMRMNSEKWKELARIAVDEGGSSDKNIEEFVSKLVCNSINGTKVQ, from the exons atggagaaagaaGAGCAGTTTAGAGCAGCATCACAAAACCATGTCCTTGTCTTCCCTTACCCAGTGCAAGGTCATATAAACCCAATGCTTCAATTATCAAAACGCTTAGCTTCAAAAGGCCTAAGAGTCACCTTAGTAGCCACATCTTCCATTGCTAAAGCCATGAAAGCATCTCACGCAAGTTCAGTCCATATAGAAACAATTTTTGATGGATTCGAAGAAGGCGAAAAGGCATCAGATCCTAACGCATTCGACGAAACATTCAAGGCAACAGTACCAAAAAGTTTGGTTGAGCTCATAGAGAAACATGCTGGCTCTCCATATCCAGTCAAGTGTTTGATCTACGACTCAGTAACGCCTTGGCTTTTTGATGTTGCTAGACGTTCAGGAATTTATGGAGCTTCTTTTTTCACTCAGTCTTGCGCGGTTACTGGTTTATATTACCATAAAATTCAAGGAGCACTGAGAGTTCCTTTAGAAGAGTCTGTGGTTTCACTGCCTTCATATCCTGAATTGGAGTCGAATGACTTGCCATCTTATGTTAATGGGGCAGGGTCATATCAAGCCATATACGATATGGCTTTTAGTCAGTTTTCAAATGTGGATGAGGTCGATTGGCTTCTGTGGAATACCTTTAATGAGCTTGAGGATGAG GTTGTGAATTGGATGAAAAGCAAGTGGCCTATCATGCCAATAGGACCAACAATTCCTTCAATGTTTTTAGACAGGCGATTAGAGGATGATAAAGACTATGGCCTCAGCCTCTTCAAGCCCAACTCGGACGCTTGCATGAAGTGGCTAGACTCAAAGGAAGCAAGGTCAGTTGTTTACGTATCATTCGGAAGCCAGGCTGCCCTGGAAGAAGATCAAATGGCAGAAGTGGCCTGGGGACTAAGAAGAAGCAACAGTAACTTCTTATGGGTAGTAAGAGAATCAGAAGCGAAAAAGCTTCCAGCCAACTTTGCAGAGGAGATAACAGAAGAAAAGGGTGTGGTTGTAACATGGAGTCCTCAATTAGAAGTTCTAGCTCACAAGTCAGTCGGTTGTTTTATGACTCATTGTGGGTGGAATTCAACACTAGAGGCGCTGAGCTTGGGAGTGCCAATGGTGGCAATGCCACAGTGGACGGATCAGCCAACAAATGCCAAGTTTGTTACCGATGTCTGGCGAGTAGGAGTTAGAGTAAAGGTTGATCAAAATGGGATAGTCACGCAAGAGGAGATTGAGAAATGTATTAGGGAAGTGATGGAAGGGGAAACAGGGAAGGAGATGAGGATGAATTCTGAAAAATGGAAGGAGTTAGCGAGAATTGCTGTAGATGAAGGTGGAAGCTCAGACAAGAACATTGAGGAATTTGTTTCAAAACTTGTATGCAATTCCATTAATGGTACTAAAGTACAGTGA
- the LOC8279682 gene encoding UDP-glycosyltransferase 74E2, giving the protein MEKEEQIRETSQSHVLVFPFPVQGHINPMLQLSKRLASKGLKVTLIATSSIAKTMQAPQAGSVHIETIFDGFEEGERTSDLEEFIETFNRTIPESLAGLIEKYASSPQPVKCVIYDSATPWIFDIARSSGVYGASFFTQSCAVTGLYYHKIQGALKVPLGESAVSLPAYPELEANDMPSYVNGPGSYQAIYDMAFSQFSNVDEVDWVLWNTFNELEDEVVKWMASKWPIIPIGPTIPSMFLDKRLKDDKDYGVSLFKPNSDTCMKWLDSKEPSSVVYVSFGSLAALGEDQMAQLAWGLKRSNNNFLWVVRESEEKKVPPNFIEETTEEKGLVVTWSPQLKVLAHRSVGCFLTHCGWNSTLEALSLGVPMVAMPQWSDQSTNAKFVTDVWRVGVRVEVDQNGIVTREEIEKCIREVMEGETGKGMRMNSEKWKELARITVDEGGSSDKNIEEFVSRLVCKSINGSKEQ; this is encoded by the exons ATGGAGAAGGAAGAGCAGATTAGGGAAACATCACAAAGCCATGTCCTTGTCTTCCCTTTTCCGGTACAAGGTCATATAAACCCAATGCTCCAATTATCAAAACGTTTAGCATCAAAGGGTTTAAAAGTCACCTTAATAGCCACATCTTCCATTGCCAAAACCATGCAAGCACCTCAAGCAGGTTCAGTCCATATAGAAACCATCTTTGATGGATTCGAAGAAGGCGAAAGGACATCAGATCTCGAGGAATTTATCGAGACATTCAATAGAACCATTCCAGAAAGCTTAGCTGGGCTCATAGAGAAATATGCTAGCTCTCCACAGCCAGTCAAGTGTGTGATCTATGACTCAGCGACACCTTGGATTTTCGATATTGCTCGAAGTTCAGGCGTTTATGGAGCTTCTTTCTTCACTCAATCTTGTGCGGTTACTGGTTTATATTACCATAAGATTCAAGGAGCACTGAAAGTTCCTCTAGGGGAGTCTGCGGTTTCACTGCCTGCATATCCTGAACTGGAGGCAAATGACATGCCATCGTATGTTAATGGTCCAGGGTCGTATCAAGCTATTTATGATATGGCTTTTAGTCAGTTTTCAAATGTTGATGAGGTCGATTGGGTTCTATGGAATACCTTTAATGAGCTTGAGGATGAG GTAGTGAAGTGGATGGCAAGCAAGTGGCCAATCATACCAATAGGACCCACAATTCCTTCAATGTTTTTAGACAAACGATTAAAGGATGACAAAGACTATGGCGTTAGCCTCTTTAAACCCAATTCGGATACTTGCATGAAGTGGCTAGACTCAAAGGAACCAAGCTCAGTTGTTTACGTATCATTTGGAAGCCTGGCTGCCCTAGGGGAAGATCAAATGGCCCAACTGGCCTGGGGACTAAAAAGAAGCAACAACAACTTCTTATGGGTAGTAAGAGAATCAGAAGAGAAAAAGGTTCCACCCAACTTTATAGAGGAGACAACAGAAGAAAAGGGTCTAGTTGTAACATGGAGTCCTCAGTTAAAAGTTCTAGCTCACAGATCAGTAGGGTGTTTTCTAACTCATTGTGGGTGGAACTCAACACTTGAGGCATTGAGCTTGGGAGTGCCAATGGTGGCAATGCCACAATGGTCGGATCAGTCAACGAATGCGAAGTTTGTCACAGATGTTTGGCGAGTAGGAGTTAGAGTAGAGGTTGATCAAAATGGGATTGTCACGCGAGAAGAGATTGAAAAATGTATTAGGGAAGTCATGGAAGGGGAAACAGGAAAGGGGATGAGGATGAATTCTGAAAAATGGAAAGAGTTAGCGAGAATTACTGTAGATGAAGGTGGAAGCTCAGATAAGAACATTGAGGAATTTGTTTCAAGACTTGTATGCAAGTCCATCAATGGTTCTAAAGAGCAGTGA